In one Brassica oleracea var. oleracea cultivar TO1000 chromosome C9, BOL, whole genome shotgun sequence genomic region, the following are encoded:
- the LOC106316701 gene encoding heme oxygenase 4, chloroplastic-like codes for MTTVRFTVTFRFPASPRLDCESYAGLKARTARVSYPLTIATRRHHLVQIANEDRTLVVNAAAGEIPNKRYPGEPKGFVEEMRSVAMKMHPRTQSKEGKRESKAPQDSPVATWEFTVEGYLKFLVENKLVFDTLEGIIHDSTVPTYAAFKNTGLERANNLAKDLEWFKEQGYELPEPKAHCETYSLYLKDIAENDPPAFICHFYNIYFGHSAGGGRMIGSKVSERILDNKKLEFYKWDGNISELLKNLSEELNKVSELWTREEKNHCLEETEKAFKCYGHLLRSLVSPDL; via the exons ATGACTACAGTAAGATTTACTGTAACTTTCCGCTTCCCTGCAAGTCCAAGACTGGACTGCGAGAGCTATGCTGGTCTGAAAGCTAGGACGGCGAGGGTTAGCTATCCCCTAACCATAGCCACTCGTCGACACCATCTTGTCCAAATAGCAAACGAAGATCGGACTTTGGTGGTGAATGCTGCAGCTGGGGAGATACCTAACAAAAGGTACCCAGGAGAACCGAAGGGGTTTGTGGAGGAGATGAGGTCCGTAGCGATGAAAATGCACCCGAGAACCCAGTCAAAAGAAGGAAAAAGAGAGTCCAAAGCTCCCCAAGACAGTCCTGTGGCGACGTGGGAGTTCACAGTGGAAGGGTACTTGAAGTTTCTCGTGGAAAATAAACTTGTGTTCGACACTCTTGAAGGGATTATTCACGACTCTACCGTCCCAACTT ATGCTGCATTCAAAAACACAGGATTGGAAAGGGCAAATAATTTGGCCAAAGATTTGGAATGGTTCAAGGAACAAGGTTACGAGCTTCCTGAGCCAAAGGCTCACTGTGAAACATATTCTCTGTATCTAAAGGATATAGCAGAGAATGATCCACCAGCATTCATCTGTCATTTCTACAACATCTACTTCGGACATAGCGCTGGTGGTGGTCGAATGATTGGGTCAAAG GTATCTGAGAGGATACTCGACAATAAAAAACTCGAATTCTATAAATGGGACGGCAACATTTCCGAATTGTTGAAGAACCTGAGTGAAGAATTAAACAAAGTCTCTGAG TTGTGGACGAGAGAAGAGAAGAATCATTGTTTAGAAGAGACAGAGAAAGCGTTCAAGTGTTATGGGCACCTTCTTCGTTCCTTGGTGTCCCCTGATTTGTAA
- the LOC106316008 gene encoding cytosolic sulfotransferase 18-like, with protein sequence MGLLTVTDTTLPNQEETVTESTEFEKNQKRYKELIASFPHEKGWRPKNPLIQYGGHWLIQPRIEGCMYAQEFFQARPTDLLLCSYPKTGTTWLKALTFAISNRSRFNDSTNPLLKRNPHELVPYIEIEFAFFPHIDAINNKENTLFATHLPHGLLPESVARSGCKMVYIWRDPKDTFISMWIFYQKQKTHDGPLNSLEESFDMFCRGLSSNGPYLDHVLTYWKAYQENPDQILFLKYEKMRADPLLYVKRLAEFMGYGFTAEKEKEGIVDKVVNLCSFDTLKNLESNQGEKNMENRPSSFANSAFFRKGEIGDWQNYLTPEMAARIDGLMVEKLKGSGLLEW encoded by the coding sequence ATGGGTTTATTAACTGTAACCGACACTACCTTACCGAACCAAGAAGAGACCGTGACAGAATCAACAGAGTTCGAGAAGAATCAAAAACGGTACAAAGAACTCATCGCCTCTTTTCCTCACGAGAAAGGCTGGAGACCAAAAAATCCCTTGATCCAGTACGGTGGTCACTGGCTGATACAGCCTCGCATTGAAGGCTGCATGTACGCGCAAGAGTTCTTCCAAGCAAGACCTACTGACTTACTCCTCTGTAGCTACCCAAAGACAGGTACAACTTGGCTCAAAGCCCTCACTTTTGCCATCTCAAATCGATCTCGCTTCAACGATTCCACAAACCCTCTCTTAAAACGTAACCCTCACGAGCTTGTTCCTTATATTGAGATCGAATTCGCTTTCTTCCCTCACATTGATGCTATCAATAACAAAGAGAACACTCTGTTTGCCACTCATCTCCCGCACGGATTATTACCCGAGTCGGTTGCAAGATCTGGTTGTAAGATGGTTTACATCTGGAGAGACCCTAAAGACACTTTCATCTCCATGTGGATTTTCTATCAAAAGCAAAAGACACACGATGGCCCTCTCAATAGTCTTGAGGAGTCTTTTGATATGTTCTGTCGGGGGTTATCTAGCAACGGTCCTTATCTTGACCATGTCTTGACGTACTGGAAAGCTTACCAAGAGAATCCAGATCAAATATTGTTCCTCAAGTATGAGAAAATGAGAGCTGATCCTTTGCTGTATGTGAAGAGATTGGCTGAGTTTATGGGTTATGGATTCACAGCTGAGAAAGAGAAGGAAGGGATTGTTGATAAAGTTGTGAATCTTTGCAGTTTCGATACGTTGAAGAATCTTGAATCCAACCAAGGGGAGAAGAATATGGAGAACCGTCCTTCTAGTTTTGCGAATAGTGCGTTTTTCAGGAAGGGTGAGATCGGAGATTGGCAGAACTATCTGACTCCAGAGATGGCAGCTCGAATCGATGGATTGATGGTAGAGAAATTGAAGGGCTCCGGTTTGCTTGAATGGTAA
- the LOC106314428 gene encoding glutathione S-transferase T3-like: protein MDYNPYTSGSNFVDLLESQQSDFGSSEVPEFGTQYTLDCNLGAESLLERKERRKWTPTYDIVLISSWLNTSKDPIVGNKQRSGAFWKRIAAYMEASQKVTGCERREPMHCKQQGQKINNLVCKFCGSYEAATREKTSRQNETDVLKKAHEIFYNNHQKKFNLEHAWMELRNDQKWCDLSSSKQDGSSKKRKLDVGTQSSTSHATESKNSEADEGTNRPPGVKARGKKMTVEGKGMSEFQTMWSIKQQDLAMKEMLSKMSLLDSLIAKKEPLSECEEALKTKLINDLLSV from the coding sequence ATGGATTATAATCCATATACGAGTGGGTCAAATTTTGTTGATCTTCTTGAAAGTCAACAAAGTGATTTTGGTTCATCAGAAGTTCCTGAATTTGGAACTCAATATACCCTGGATTGCAACCTCGGTGCAGAGAGTCTTCTAGAGCGCAAAGAACGCAGGAAATGGACGCCCACATATGACATTGTGCTCATCAGCTCATGGTTAAACACGAGCAAAGATCCAATCGTGGGTAATAAGCAAAGATCAGGTGCTTTCTGGAAAAGAATTGCAGCCTACATGGAGGCAAGCCAGAAGGTTACAGGGTGCGAACGGAGAGAGCCGATGCACTGTAAGCAGCAGGGGCAGAAGATCAACAACCTCGTGTGCAAGTTCTGTGGCTCGTATGAAGCTGCAACCAGGGAGAAGACCAGCAGACAAAATGAGACTGATGTTCTCAAAAAAGCGCATGAGATCTTCTACAACAACCATCAAAAGAAGTTCAACCTTGAGCATGCGTGGATGGAGCTGCGCAATGACCAGAAATGGTGTGATCTTTCAAGCTCAAAACAGGATGGAAGCTCTAAAAAGAGGAAGTTGGACGTCGGTACACAATCATCAACATCTCACGCAACTGAAAGCAAGAATTCTGAAGCTGATGAAGGCACCAATCGTCCCCCGGGTGTTAAGGCACGTGGTAAGAAGATGACGGTTGAGGGGAAGGGGATGTCTGAGTTTCAGACAATGTGGTCCATTAAACAGCAGGATCTGGCCATGAAAGAAATGCTATCCAAGATGTCTCTGCTTGACAGTCTTATTGCAAAAAAAGAACCACTGTCTGAGTGTGAGGAAGCTCTAAAGACGAAGTTGATTAATGACTTGTTGTCTGTTTGA
- the LOC106316636 gene encoding cytosolic sulfotransferase 18-like, with the protein MGLLTVTDTTLPNQEETVTESVTEFDRNQKRYQELIATFPHEKGWRPKNPLIKYGGHWLIQPRIEGCMYAQEFFQARPTDLLLCSYPKTGTTWLEALIFAISNRSRFNDSTNPLLKRNPHELITFIEIEFAFFPNVDALKDKENTLFATHLPHGLLPESVARSGCKMVYIWRDPKDTFISMWIFYQKQKTDEGPLNSLEESFDMFCRGLSSNGPYLDHVLTYWKAYQENPYQILFLKYEKMRADSLLYEKRLAEFMGYGFTAEEECEMVVEKVVSLCSFETLKNLEPNKGEKDMEDRPCSYANSAYFRKGEIGDWQNYLTLEMAARIDGLVVEKLKGSGLLER; encoded by the coding sequence ATGGGTTTATTAACTGTAACCGACACTACCTTACCGAACCAGGAAGAGACCGTGACAGAATCAGTTACAGAATTCGACAGGAATCAAAAAAGGTACCAAGAACTCATCGCCACCTTTCCTCACGAGAAAGGCTGGAGACCAAAAAATCCCTTGATCAAGTACGGTGGTCACTGGTTGATACAGCCTCGCATTGAAGGCTGCATGTACGCGCAAGAGTTCTTCCAAGCACGACCTACAGACTTACTCCTCTGTAGCTACCCAAAGACAGGTACCACTTGGCTCGAAGCCCTCATTTTCGCAATCTCCAATCGATCTCGCTTCAACGATTCAACAAACCCTCTCTTAAAACGTAACCCTCACGAGCTTATTACTTTCATTGAGATCGAATTCGCTTTCTTCCCAAACGTTGATGCTCTCAAAGACAAAGAGAACACTCTGTTTGCCACTCATCTCCCGCACGGATTATTACCCGAGTCGGTTGCAAGATCTGGTTGTAAGATGGTTTACATCTGGAGAGACCCTAAAGACACTTTCATCTCCATGTGGATTTTCTATCAAAAGCAAAAGACAGACGAGGGCCCTCTCAATAGTCTTGAGGAGTCTTTTGATATGTTCTGTCGAGGTTTATCTAGCAACGGTCCTTATCTTGACCATGTCTTGACGTACTGGAAAGCTTACCAAGAGAATCCATATCAGATCTTGTTCCTCAAGTATGAGAAGATGAGAGCTGATTCCTTGCTGTATGAGAAGAGATTGGCTGAGTTTATGGGTTATGGATTCACAGCTGAGGAAGAGTGTGAAATGGTTGTTGAGAAAGTTGTGAGTCTTTGCAGTTTCGAGACGTTGAAGAATCTTGAACCCAACAAAGGGGAGAAAGATATGGAGGACCGTCCTTGTAGCTATGCTAATAGTGCGTATTTTAGGAAGGGTGAGATCGGAGATTGGCAGAACTACTTGACTCTGGAGATGGCAGCTCGAATAGATGGATTGGTGGTAGAGAAATTGAAGGGTTCTGGTTTGCTTGAACGGTAA